The DNA region CGGCCCGGTGCGCGCCGCCGATGTGGTCGAGCGGACCGGGCTGGACAAGTCGACAGTGAGCAGGCAGGTCGCCCGACTGGAGGAACTGGACCTGATCGAGCGAGTTCCCGACCCGTCCGATGGTCGGGCGCGGCTGGTCCAGCTCACCGCTGTCGGCAGCGCGCGGCTGGCCGAGGTCCGCGCCGACCGGCGCAAGCAGCTGCGCGGGAAGTTCGAGGAGTGGCCCACGGGCGACCTGCGTGAGTTCGCGCGGCTGCTGGGCAAGCTCAACGACGCACTGTGATCTGGTTCACCTCCCCTTCGCTTGGCTGTTCAGCCAAGTTTGCCCAGTTCGGAGCCGGTCTGATCGGCACTGCGTGACCGTGATCGACGAATCCACCACCCGGATGGCGGCTTCCCACGATCGCGTGAACCGTCCCGGTGGAAATTTCACGCAGCGCCTGTGGATGGACTCCTGGGCTTTGTGGATAACTGGCACCCTGGTGTGGACAGACCGGGAATCGCCGCGTTGCGCTGGGTGGGTGACCCGGTGATCGTGGTTGGGCGAGGGGTTTTCGCGCGCGGGAACCCGCTGTTCATCCAGCACGCCAAGACGTCGAGTGGCCCACACCCCTAGAGTTGAGTGGAACTGACTCAACTTTTCGCGCGTTGGACCCGTGACATGGACGTACCGACCGAGGTGGCAGATGGACGCGTTCAACCCGACGACCAAGACTCAGGCGGCGATCTCGGCCGCGGCGCAAGCCGCGTCGGCCGCGGGGAATCCCGACATCCGCCCGGTGCACCTGCTCGGCGCGCTGCTGGCGCAGGCCGACGGGCTGACCGCACCCCTGCTCACCGCCGTGGGCGCCGATCCGAACACCGTGCGCAAGGAGTTGGAGCCGCTGGTGCGCGCGCTGCCGTCGGCGGTCGGGGCGACGGTCTCGTCCCCGCAGCTGTCCCAGGCGGCGCTGCGGGCGATCACGCACGCGCAGAAGCTCGCCACCGAGATGGGCGACGAGTACGTCTCCACCGAGCACCTGCTGGTCGGCCTCGCCGCCGAGGGCGGTGACGTCGCCGACGTGCTCAAGCGCCACGGCGCGACGCCGGACGCGCTGCGCGAGGCGTTCGCCAGGGTGCGCGGGTCCGCGCGGGTGTCCAGCCCCGACCCGGAAGGCACCTACCAGGCCCTGGAGAAGTACGGCGTCGACCTGACCGACCGGGCCCGCAAAGGCGAACTCGACCCGGTGATCGGCCGCGACACCGAGATCCGCCGGGTCGTGCAGGTGCTGTCGCGCCGCACGAAGAACAACCCGGTCCTCATCGGCGAGCCCGGCGTCGGCAAGACCGCGATCGTGGAGGGCCTGGCCCAGCGGATCATCGCCGGTGACGTGCCCGAGTCGCTGCGCGGCAAGCGGGTCGTCGGGCTCGACCTCGGCGCGATGGTGGCCGGGGCGAAGTTCCGCGGCGAGTTCGAGGAGCGGCTCAAGGCCGTCCTCAAGGAGATCACCGACTCCGCGGGCCAGGTCATCACCTTCATCGATGAACTGCACACCATCGTCGGCGCTGGCGCGACCGGCGAAGGCGCGATGGACGCGGGCAACATGATCAAGCCCATGCTGGCCCGCGGCGAGCTGCGGATGGTCGGCGCGACCACGCTCGACGAGTACCGCCAGCACATCGAGAAGGACCCGGCGCTGGAGCGGCGGTTCCAGCAGGTGCTGGTCGGCGAGCCGTCGGTCGAGGACACCATCGGCATCCTGCGCGGACTCAAGGAGCGCTACGAGGTCCACCACGGCGTCCGGATCACCGACACCGCGCTGGTCGCCGCCGCCACCCTGTCCGACCGCTACATCACCGCCCGGTTCCTGCCGGACAAGGCCATCGACCTCGTCGACGAGGCCGCGTCCCGGCTGCGCATGGAGATCGACTCGCGGCCGGTGGAGATCGACGTGGTCGAGCGCGCGGTGCGCAGGCTGGAGATCGAGGAGATGGCACTGTCCAAAGAGGACGACGCCGCCTCCCGTGATCGGCTGGCAACGCTGCGCGCGGAACTGGCCGAGAAGCGAGAGACGCTGTCCGGGCTCACCGCCCGCTGGCAGAACGAGAAGGGCTCCCTCGACCGCGTCCGCGAGCTGAAGGAGAAGCTGGAGGCGCTGCGCGGCGAGTCCGAACGCGCCGAGCGCGACGGCGACCTGGGCCGCGCCGCCGAACTGCGCTACGGCCGGATTCCCGCGCTGGAGAAGGAACTCGACGCGGCGATCGAAGTCACCGCCAACAGCGGCGAGCAGGTCATGCTCAAGGAGGAGGTCGGCCCCGACGACGTCGCCGAGGTCGTCTCCGCGTGGACCGGCATCCCCGCGGGCCGCATGCTCGAAGGCGAGACCCAGAAGCTGCTGCGCATGGAGGACGCGATCACCGCCCGCGTCGTCGGCCAGGCCGAGGCCGTGCGCGCGGTGTCCGACGCGGTCCGCCGCGCCCGCGCGGGCGTGGCCGACCCGGACCGGCCCACCGGCTCCTTCCTGTTCCTCGGCCCGACCGGCGTCGGCAAGACCGAACTGGCCAAGGCGCTGGCGGAGTTCCTGTTCGACGACGAGCGGGCGATGGTCCGCATCGACATGAGCGAATACGCCGAGAAGCACTCGGTGGCCCGCCTGGTCGGTGCCCCGCCCGGCTACGTCGGCTACGACCAGGGCGGCCAGCTCACCGAGTCGGTCCGCCGCCGCCCGTACAGCGTCGTGCTGCTCGACGAGGTGGAGAAGGCCCACCCGGACGTGTTCGACGTGCTGCTGCAGGTGTTGGACGACGGTCGGCTCACCGACGGCCAGGGCCGCACGGTCGACTTCCGCAACACGATCCTGGTGCTCACGTCGAACCTGGGCTCCCAGGTCATCGCCGACGCCAACCTCGACGAACGGCAGCGCAAGGACGCGGTCATGGGCGTCGTCCAGCGGCACTTCAAGCCGGAGTTCCTCAACCGGCTCGATGACGTCGTCGTCTTCCACTCGTTGGCCACCGAGGAGCTGACCTCGATCGTCGACATCCAGGTCACCCGACTCGGCCGCAGGCTGGCGCAGCGCAGGCTCAGCCTGGAGGTCACCATGTCGGCCCGCGACTGGCTCGCGATCAACGGGTTCGACCCGGTCTACGGCGCCCGCCCACTGCGGCGGCTGGTGTCGAGCGCGATCGGCGACCAGCTGGCCAAGTCCCTGCTCGCGGGCGACATCCGCGACGGCGACACCGTCCTGGTCGACGTCACCGACGACAACACCGCGCTCGTAGTTTCCAGGGCCTGACGAAAGGTGGAGAGAGGCCGCCTCCAACCGCGGCCCCTCTCCACCTTCTATCGTGCCGCAGTGGCGACCCCGCTGCCGGAGGGGTCCACGCGGCGCGCTGAACAAGGAAAGAACGCGAGCCACGCCCCCGTGATCTTGAACACCGCGCCGCGACGACTACGCTGCTCGACGTGGGCATACCCGCGTGGATCTGGTTCGTCATCGCCGCGGTCGCGTTCGTCGCGGGCGGCCTCTTCTTGCTGCGCGACCGCGCCGTGCTGACCTCGCGCAACCGCGAGCGGCGGCGCTGGGCCGCGCTGCGCGGCTGGCAGTTCGCCGAGACCGATCAAGACCTGCCGCGCACCTGGTCGGGCGGCGCCATCGCCTACTACGGCGACAGCGTGGCCCGCGACGTCGTCACCGGGTCGACCTTCACCGCCGACGGCAGGCGCCGGGTGTACGTGTTCGACCTGGAGGCGGGCGGCCGGGTCAACACGGTGATCGCCGCGGTGCAGTGTCGCCGGGTGCATCCGGTCGTGGTCGAGCTGTGGGTGCCGAGCACGCCGTTCCAGCGCGAGCACATGCCCGAGCTGCTCGGCCCGGTCGGCCAGCGCTACGCCTTCGTCTCCGACATCTCCGGCGCCCGCGCCATGATCACCCCGGACCTGGTCGACGCCACCGAG from Alloactinosynnema sp. L-07 includes:
- a CDS encoding MarR family winged helix-turn-helix transcriptional regulator, which gives rise to MTEDREEAAHDLERELSKLFGRARSVSLTLAAKIHPGLDGASYALLLHLMDIGPVRAADVVERTGLDKSTVSRQVARLEELDLIERVPDPSDGRARLVQLTAVGSARLAEVRADRRKQLRGKFEEWPTGDLREFARLLGKLNDAL
- the clpB gene encoding ATP-dependent chaperone ClpB translates to MDAFNPTTKTQAAISAAAQAASAAGNPDIRPVHLLGALLAQADGLTAPLLTAVGADPNTVRKELEPLVRALPSAVGATVSSPQLSQAALRAITHAQKLATEMGDEYVSTEHLLVGLAAEGGDVADVLKRHGATPDALREAFARVRGSARVSSPDPEGTYQALEKYGVDLTDRARKGELDPVIGRDTEIRRVVQVLSRRTKNNPVLIGEPGVGKTAIVEGLAQRIIAGDVPESLRGKRVVGLDLGAMVAGAKFRGEFEERLKAVLKEITDSAGQVITFIDELHTIVGAGATGEGAMDAGNMIKPMLARGELRMVGATTLDEYRQHIEKDPALERRFQQVLVGEPSVEDTIGILRGLKERYEVHHGVRITDTALVAAATLSDRYITARFLPDKAIDLVDEAASRLRMEIDSRPVEIDVVERAVRRLEIEEMALSKEDDAASRDRLATLRAELAEKRETLSGLTARWQNEKGSLDRVRELKEKLEALRGESERAERDGDLGRAAELRYGRIPALEKELDAAIEVTANSGEQVMLKEEVGPDDVAEVVSAWTGIPAGRMLEGETQKLLRMEDAITARVVGQAEAVRAVSDAVRRARAGVADPDRPTGSFLFLGPTGVGKTELAKALAEFLFDDERAMVRIDMSEYAEKHSVARLVGAPPGYVGYDQGGQLTESVRRRPYSVVLLDEVEKAHPDVFDVLLQVLDDGRLTDGQGRTVDFRNTILVLTSNLGSQVIADANLDERQRKDAVMGVVQRHFKPEFLNRLDDVVVFHSLATEELTSIVDIQVTRLGRRLAQRRLSLEVTMSARDWLAINGFDPVYGARPLRRLVSSAIGDQLAKSLLAGDIRDGDTVLVDVTDDNTALVVSRA